The following are encoded in a window of Roseimaritima ulvae genomic DNA:
- a CDS encoding amidohydrolase family protein gives MLHRLNAALLLFAVLAATDALADAPAKSWKVASPPGPSKAQPIDVDEGTWLNLDVSPDGQTIVFDLLGDLYLMPIEGADGSKATSGRKPKKLTSGVAWDMQPRFSPDGQTIAFTSDRTGKNDKGGDNIWRIDVDGKNLTQVTSETYRLLNGPAWSPDGQYIVARKHFTSRRSLGSGEMWMYHRDALATDATAGIQLTEKPNAQKDVNEPIFSPDGRYLYYSQDATPGNTFEYDKDSHKGIYVVKRLDLQTSETETLISGPGGACRPVPSPDGSTIAFVRRVGAKTGLHLYDLRSGGVRVLYEDLERDMQEAWAIHGVYSSYAWTPDGEAIVIWAKGKIRRIQVADGSAQVIPFRIRDQRSIRKAVRFPIPVAEDNFNVKMLRSVTTAPDGSMVAYQALGHVYVRNLPSGQPRRLTTQSDHFEFFPSFSRDGRYIAYCSWHDQSLGAVRIAAVDPQAAENWIVTTEPGHYTNPVFSPDGETVVYEKHAGGYLTSHLWSRDTGLYRSSARGGDMQRIAKSASSPQFAAANDRVFFTKSEGGSDADNRKLCSIQLDGTDQRTHYTSQWATDFRVSPDRKHVAFVERFHVYVAPMIDAGSPISVGPGGKALPIRKVSETAGDFVHFSGDGKRLHWSLGPDYYSIDVTPEADEPTPPEPIAIGFQHPHDKPEGKVAIVGAKIVTMGKAGVIDRGVILLEGNRITAVGPMNKIKVPEDAFVIQAKGQVVTPGLIDTHAHGPMAASGITPQQNWVSMARLAFGVTTIHDPSNDTHSIFAASELTKAGKITAPRTFSTGKILYGATGSFKAEINSLEDAKFHLQRMKAVGAFSVKSYNQPRRDQRQQVIAAARELKMMVVPEGGSTFMHNMTMIVDGHTGIEHTLPVQTAYDDVMDLWRNTGVGYTPTLNVAYGGLSGEQYWYATNDLWLHPRLQTFIPPHVLNPRSRRRQKSPLEDYNHIRVAEIAKQVVDQGGLVQSGGHGQLAGICTHWELWSFVQGGMTPMQALACGTINGAKYLGLDGDLGSIEKGKLADLVILQKGADPTVKIRDTEKIATVIANGRIYEANRMNRYGSRMPRTPFYWNDGAGSPSQGFTLSDAVGCSCGRCAP, from the coding sequence ATGCTCCATCGATTGAACGCTGCGTTACTGCTGTTCGCTGTGCTGGCCGCCACCGACGCCCTGGCGGATGCTCCCGCCAAATCCTGGAAGGTGGCCTCCCCGCCCGGCCCTTCGAAGGCTCAACCCATCGATGTCGACGAAGGGACCTGGTTGAACCTGGACGTCAGTCCGGACGGCCAAACGATCGTGTTCGATTTGCTGGGCGATCTATACCTGATGCCGATCGAAGGTGCCGATGGCAGCAAGGCCACCAGCGGGCGGAAACCGAAGAAGCTGACCAGCGGTGTCGCTTGGGATATGCAACCGCGTTTCAGTCCCGACGGACAAACGATCGCCTTCACCAGCGACCGCACGGGAAAGAACGACAAAGGCGGCGACAACATTTGGCGGATCGATGTAGATGGTAAAAACCTAACGCAGGTTACCAGCGAGACCTATCGTCTGCTCAACGGTCCCGCCTGGTCGCCCGACGGTCAATACATCGTCGCCCGCAAACACTTTACCAGCCGCCGCTCGTTGGGTAGTGGCGAGATGTGGATGTACCACCGCGACGCGCTGGCCACCGATGCCACCGCGGGCATCCAACTGACGGAAAAACCCAACGCTCAAAAAGACGTCAACGAACCGATTTTCTCGCCCGATGGTCGGTACCTGTATTACTCGCAAGACGCCACGCCGGGAAACACCTTCGAATACGACAAGGACTCGCATAAAGGCATCTATGTCGTCAAGCGTTTGGATTTGCAGACGTCCGAAACCGAAACCTTGATCTCCGGCCCCGGCGGCGCCTGCCGACCGGTGCCTTCGCCCGACGGCAGCACGATCGCCTTTGTGCGACGCGTGGGCGCCAAAACCGGCTTGCATCTGTACGACCTGCGTTCGGGCGGCGTCCGCGTCCTTTACGAAGACCTGGAACGCGACATGCAAGAAGCCTGGGCGATCCATGGCGTCTACAGTTCCTATGCCTGGACGCCGGATGGTGAAGCGATCGTGATTTGGGCCAAAGGCAAAATTCGCCGCATCCAAGTCGCCGACGGCAGCGCCCAGGTGATTCCGTTTCGGATTCGCGATCAGCGTTCGATCCGCAAAGCCGTGCGGTTTCCGATCCCCGTCGCCGAGGACAACTTTAATGTCAAAATGCTGCGGTCGGTAACCACAGCGCCCGATGGCAGCATGGTCGCCTATCAAGCCCTGGGACATGTCTACGTCCGCAACCTGCCCTCCGGCCAGCCGCGGCGGCTGACCACTCAATCCGACCACTTCGAATTTTTCCCCAGTTTCTCCCGCGACGGTCGCTACATCGCCTACTGCAGCTGGCACGATCAGTCTTTGGGCGCCGTCCGCATCGCGGCGGTGGATCCACAAGCGGCGGAAAACTGGATCGTGACCACCGAACCGGGGCATTACACGAATCCTGTGTTTTCTCCCGATGGAGAAACGGTGGTTTACGAAAAGCACGCCGGCGGTTACTTGACGTCGCACCTGTGGTCGCGCGATACCGGCCTGTATCGCTCCAGTGCTCGCGGAGGTGACATGCAGCGGATCGCCAAATCCGCCAGCTCCCCGCAATTTGCCGCGGCCAATGACCGGGTGTTTTTCACGAAATCGGAAGGCGGTAGCGATGCGGACAATCGCAAACTGTGCAGCATCCAGCTCGATGGCACCGATCAACGGACTCACTACACCAGCCAATGGGCCACCGATTTCCGCGTCTCCCCCGACCGCAAACATGTCGCGTTTGTGGAACGCTTTCACGTTTACGTGGCGCCAATGATCGATGCCGGGTCGCCGATCTCTGTCGGTCCCGGCGGAAAGGCTTTGCCGATTCGTAAAGTCAGTGAGACGGCGGGTGACTTTGTGCACTTTTCCGGCGACGGCAAACGTTTGCACTGGAGCCTGGGTCCTGACTACTACAGCATCGACGTGACCCCCGAAGCGGACGAACCCACGCCGCCCGAACCCATCGCCATCGGCTTTCAACACCCGCACGACAAGCCCGAGGGCAAGGTTGCCATTGTGGGAGCCAAAATCGTCACGATGGGCAAAGCCGGGGTGATCGATCGCGGCGTGATCTTGCTGGAAGGCAATCGCATCACCGCCGTGGGACCGATGAACAAAATCAAAGTCCCCGAGGACGCCTTCGTGATTCAGGCGAAGGGACAAGTCGTCACGCCGGGACTGATCGATACCCACGCCCACGGTCCGATGGCCGCCAGTGGCATCACGCCGCAGCAAAACTGGGTCAGTATGGCTCGGCTGGCGTTTGGCGTGACCACGATTCACGACCCCAGCAACGATACGCACAGTATTTTTGCCGCCAGCGAATTGACCAAGGCGGGAAAGATCACCGCGCCGCGGACCTTTTCCACGGGCAAAATCCTGTACGGCGCGACCGGGTCCTTTAAAGCGGAAATTAACAGTCTGGAAGACGCCAAGTTTCACCTGCAGCGGATGAAAGCCGTGGGAGCGTTCAGTGTCAAAAGTTACAACCAACCGCGACGCGATCAACGTCAACAAGTGATCGCGGCGGCGCGAGAATTGAAGATGATGGTCGTGCCCGAAGGCGGTTCGACGTTTATGCATAACATGACCATGATCGTCGACGGCCATACCGGCATCGAACACACCCTGCCCGTGCAAACCGCTTACGATGATGTCATGGACCTGTGGCGCAATACCGGCGTCGGTTACACGCCCACACTGAACGTGGCCTACGGCGGACTTAGCGGCGAACAGTACTGGTACGCCACCAACGATCTCTGGCTACACCCTCGCCTGCAAACCTTCATTCCTCCGCACGTGCTGAATCCGCGCTCGCGGCGTCGGCAAAAATCACCGTTGGAGGACTACAACCACATCCGCGTGGCGGAAATCGCTAAACAGGTCGTCGACCAAGGCGGTTTGGTTCAGTCCGGCGGCCACGGTCAGCTGGCCGGCATCTGCACGCACTGGGAATTGTGGAGTTTCGTCCAGGGCGGCATGACTCCGATGCAAGCGCTGGCTTGCGGCACCATCAACGGAGCCAAATATCTGGGGTTGGACGGCGACCTCGGTTCGATCGAAAAAGGCAAGCTGGCGGACCTGGTGATTTTGCAGAAAGGCGCCGATCCGACGGTCAAAATTCGTGATACGGAAAAGATCGCCACGGTGATCGCCAACGGCCGGATCTACGAAGCCAATCGGATGAATCGCTATGGCAGCCGCATGCCCCGCACGCCCTTTTACTGGAACGACGGAGCCGGCAGTCCCAGCCAGGGGTTCACACTGTCGGACGCCGTGGGCTGCAGCTGCGGTCGCTGCGCCCCGTAA
- a CDS encoding translation initiation factor, with translation MTRLFAGTPFDIPPDCDDCGKPESQCVCTAADKAAAEARRKRDAARLPPDQQTARVSVQKRKGNRRATVIEGLTAEANDLPELLTKLQAACGTGGTVKAKQDLIELQGDHAAQVKTTLQQLGYRT, from the coding sequence ATGACCCGACTGTTTGCCGGCACGCCTTTTGATATCCCCCCGGATTGCGACGATTGCGGGAAACCGGAATCGCAGTGCGTCTGTACCGCCGCCGACAAAGCCGCCGCGGAAGCTCGCCGCAAACGCGACGCCGCTCGCCTGCCCCCTGATCAACAAACGGCTCGCGTCAGTGTCCAGAAACGCAAAGGCAACCGGCGAGCCACGGTGATCGAAGGCCTGACCGCCGAGGCCAACGACCTGCCCGAACTGCTGACCAAACTGCAAGCCGCATGTGGAACGGGCGGTACGGTCAAAGCCAAACAGGATCTGATCGAACTGCAGGGCGACCACGCAGCTCAAGTTAAAACCACCCTCCAACAACTCGGCTACCGCACCTAG
- a CDS encoding HAD family hydrolase: protein MNRFSCLASVTCLAITLSTSIGFAADPLPSWKAGPAKQAIVDFVARVSTPGTEDFVPPAERIAVFDNDGTLWPENPLPFQLSYALTALEKRVQDSPELAQDPMVQAALQGDLGKLLAGKHHDGLMKVMALTHSGMTTEEFTDSVRQWAATAVHSRFQRRYVDCTYQPMQEVLEYLRAHDFKTFIVSGGGADFMRVWSESVYGIPPEQVVGSSSKTRFEIRGDQAVLVKTMDDLFVDDKEGKPVGIHQFIGRRPIACFGNSDGDQAMLEYTTIGNPHPSFGLIVHHTDADREYAYDAAPKSSGKLITALAEAPKRGWVVVDMKTDWSQIFGR, encoded by the coding sequence ATGAATCGTTTTTCCTGTCTGGCGTCGGTGACCTGCCTGGCCATCACTTTATCGACTTCGATCGGCTTCGCCGCGGACCCTCTGCCATCTTGGAAAGCGGGGCCGGCCAAGCAAGCGATTGTCGACTTTGTCGCTCGGGTATCGACGCCGGGGACGGAGGATTTTGTACCGCCGGCCGAGCGGATTGCGGTGTTTGATAACGATGGCACGCTGTGGCCCGAGAATCCGCTGCCGTTCCAGTTGTCGTATGCCTTGACGGCCCTGGAAAAACGTGTCCAAGACTCCCCCGAACTGGCGCAGGATCCGATGGTCCAGGCAGCTCTCCAAGGCGACCTCGGCAAATTGCTGGCCGGCAAACACCACGATGGGTTGATGAAGGTGATGGCCCTGACCCATTCGGGAATGACCACCGAAGAGTTTACCGACAGTGTCCGGCAATGGGCAGCCACCGCGGTGCATTCGCGCTTCCAACGCCGCTACGTGGACTGCACCTACCAGCCGATGCAGGAGGTGCTGGAATATCTGAGGGCCCACGATTTTAAAACCTTCATCGTCTCGGGCGGCGGCGCGGATTTTATGCGGGTCTGGAGCGAATCGGTGTATGGGATCCCGCCGGAACAGGTGGTGGGTTCGTCCAGTAAAACCCGCTTCGAAATACGCGGCGACCAAGCGGTCTTGGTGAAGACCATGGACGACCTGTTTGTGGATGATAAAGAAGGTAAACCGGTGGGCATTCATCAGTTTATCGGGCGTCGGCCGATTGCCTGTTTCGGCAACAGCGACGGCGATCAGGCGATGTTAGAATACACCACGATCGGCAATCCCCATCCCAGTTTCGGCCTGATCGTGCATCACACCGATGCGGACCGCGAATACGCTTACGACGCGGCTCCGAAAAGTTCCGGAAAGCTGATCACCGCGCTGGCCGAAGCCCCGAAACGCGGCTGGGTCGTGGTCGATATGAAAACCGATTGGTCGCAGATCTTCGGACGTTAG
- a CDS encoding REP-associated tyrosine transposase has translation MGRSRYRFGDEHYPHFMTDTIVAWLPVFSQPCFADKIFESWRFLQQERSIEILSYVVMENHLHWIAVGPSLGKRVGEFKSFTATSILKEMQRKGFRTLLQELEYYKLRNKVDQKHQLWQEGSHPEMIETEQMMWQKIEYIHGNPLRRGFVDDPIHWRYCSARNYAQLPGIIDVCTDWMG, from the coding sequence ATGGGTCGATCCAGATATCGATTCGGCGACGAACACTACCCGCACTTTATGACGGATACGATTGTCGCTTGGCTACCCGTTTTTTCCCAGCCTTGTTTTGCGGATAAAATCTTCGAAAGCTGGCGGTTTCTACAGCAAGAGCGAAGTATCGAAATCTTGTCGTATGTCGTCATGGAAAATCATTTGCATTGGATCGCCGTGGGACCATCACTGGGGAAGCGGGTTGGGGAATTTAAGTCCTTCACCGCTACCAGCATATTAAAGGAGATGCAACGCAAAGGTTTTCGGACGTTGTTGCAAGAATTGGAATATTACAAGCTGCGAAACAAGGTGGATCAGAAGCACCAATTGTGGCAAGAGGGTAGCCACCCCGAGATGATTGAGACCGAGCAAATGATGTGGCAAAAAATTGAGTATATCCACGGCAATCCCCTGCGGCGGGGCTTTGTGGATGATCCTATCCATTGGCGTTATTGCAGCGCTCGAAACTATGCTCAGCTGCCTGGCATTATTGATGTCTGCACGGATTGGATGGGATAG
- a CDS encoding DUF1501 domain-containing protein, whose product MLDFTRREFFCGLGATLGSVALTDLLAAESAAPASAAAGPMAPKPPMLPAKAKNVIMLFMEGGPGHMDTFDPKPELSKLHKQESKLTGGQEKGFKFFVGSPFGFNKVGQSGIDMCDQWVHLADPYVADELCNYRGCQAESLNHPEALFHMNTGSRLGGDPALGAWTTYGLGSENQNLPGYVVMTELALPQGGAGNWSNGFLPPHYQGTRLRPEGSPLLDLASQSFKTREHQRRALDELARLNRSHLESLGAEDQRLTARMESYELAYRMQTEVPDLIDLSKESQQTQQMYGLDDAETSTFGRQCLMARRMVESGVRFVQIFSGGWDSHDYLERGHTARIKSVDKPMAALIRDLKQRGMLEDTLVIWTGEFGRTPDNNKRGGVYSLGRGHNNQAMTILMAGGGVKPGAVVGATDELGSSAVECVHPIRDLHVTLLHLLGLDDNKLTYFHGGRYKQLSQFGGEVIHELIA is encoded by the coding sequence ATGCTCGACTTTACCCGCAGAGAGTTCTTTTGTGGTCTTGGTGCGACCTTGGGTTCGGTAGCGTTGACGGATCTGTTGGCCGCCGAATCGGCTGCTCCGGCATCGGCTGCCGCCGGCCCGATGGCTCCCAAGCCACCGATGCTGCCAGCCAAAGCCAAGAACGTGATCATGCTGTTCATGGAAGGCGGGCCCGGTCACATGGATACGTTTGATCCCAAACCAGAACTCAGCAAACTGCACAAACAAGAATCCAAGCTAACGGGCGGTCAGGAGAAGGGGTTTAAGTTTTTTGTCGGCAGTCCGTTTGGGTTTAACAAAGTTGGGCAATCGGGGATCGATATGTGCGACCAATGGGTCCACCTGGCCGATCCGTACGTGGCTGACGAATTGTGTAACTACCGAGGCTGTCAGGCAGAATCGTTGAATCACCCCGAAGCCCTGTTTCATATGAACACCGGCAGTCGGTTGGGCGGCGACCCGGCACTGGGCGCCTGGACGACGTATGGACTGGGCAGCGAAAACCAGAACCTGCCCGGTTACGTGGTGATGACCGAACTGGCGTTGCCACAAGGTGGCGCGGGCAATTGGTCGAACGGTTTCTTGCCGCCGCACTATCAAGGCACTCGCCTGCGTCCCGAAGGTTCGCCGCTGTTGGACCTGGCGTCGCAGAGCTTTAAGACCCGCGAGCATCAACGCCGTGCGCTTGACGAACTGGCGCGGCTGAACCGCTCGCACCTGGAGTCTTTGGGAGCTGAAGACCAGCGTCTGACAGCGCGTATGGAGAGCTATGAACTGGCCTATCGGATGCAAACCGAAGTACCCGATCTGATCGACCTGAGCAAAGAGTCTCAGCAGACGCAGCAGATGTACGGTCTGGACGACGCCGAAACGTCCACCTTCGGTCGACAGTGCTTGATGGCTCGACGGATGGTCGAAAGCGGCGTCCGCTTTGTGCAGATCTTCAGCGGCGGCTGGGACAGTCACGACTACCTGGAACGCGGCCACACGGCGCGGATTAAAAGCGTCGACAAACCGATGGCGGCGTTGATTCGTGATCTAAAACAACGCGGCATGCTGGAAGACACGCTGGTGATCTGGACCGGCGAATTCGGCCGCACGCCGGACAATAATAAACGTGGCGGCGTGTATTCCTTGGGTCGCGGCCACAATAACCAGGCCATGACGATCCTGATGGCCGGCGGCGGTGTCAAACCAGGAGCCGTGGTGGGGGCCACCGACGAGCTTGGATCTTCGGCGGTCGAATGTGTGCATCCGATCCGCGACCTGCATGTGACGCTGCTGCATCTGCTGGGGCTGGATGACAACAAACTGACATATTTCCACGGCGGCCGCTACAAACAGCTCAGCCAGTTCGGCGGCGAAGTTATTCACGAGTTGATCGCCTGA